Genomic window (Arachis hypogaea cultivar Tifrunner chromosome 13, arahy.Tifrunner.gnm2.J5K5, whole genome shotgun sequence):
aaatatttttttgttcatttttttagacacatatctattttattcaaggtataaattttaattgatataaacTAATGATAGTTAAGTATACCAAAAAAAAagcaatcaataaaaaaaaacttaaataaggTAAATATGTtctgaaaaaaattagaataaaataaaaactccaattataaccattaatcataatcatatatatttattttaagatttatacttcaaaaattcagaatattaatattttgtattttttatttttttcaattttagacTATTATAAATATTAGTTGTTCTCTAATAATAGCAATCCTTTTAAaagaataaacataattaaataattttaaaaatatataatgatttttaaaataacaaaaaatatacaattacctaaaatatattatttttgtgtagcaattgaaatttaattgtcaacataaaagttatatataatatCCTATCATAACAAATAAGTGTTTAatcaaagaatttaatatttatataatataagaaataaattaaattttgagctTAATCATAGTATAcgctcaattttaaatttttataattcaaattttatcattattgatactcaaataatagaaatgatatattaataaataaaaaatattattaaaagttaaatatacagataaaaaattataacttacaaaaatatctctaaaatttattacataaatattaaaagtcatgtatttatataaattaaattatattaaattgtaaGATATTtggatatttaattaaatttaaaaataaatagtatgccaattcaaataatttagatcggagataaaaaagatatataatcaaattatatcATATAACATAACATTTCTATAAGTTTCTTTTATAAgagatttaatataaaaatatttatcatcattTATTTAAtgtaacaatttaaatttaggTGAATTGTTCCAAAAAAtacctttttcaaattatttattgttaatatCGGTTCAATTTTATAACATTTAATGATGGCGTAAATGATTATATTTGAACTACAAAATTaacctaaaacaaaatatagaaatGGAAGAGAACAAAATATTAAGACAAAAAAAATGATTAGAAgcgtaaaaatagaaaaaaatatcaaatttaaataatgtcaaaaagaatCTAATATATAAAGATGTGAATTGTAAAAATAGAGGGATACATATATAAAGGAGAATAGCATGCATGCATAAACGTTTTTTCACTATATCATAATTTGCTCCAGCTATACAATGAATTCAGCGGCAGTCGGCAGCTCCAAAAATTTGCATCGGTGCACCTCGAGCACATGACCTGATTTCTTAAGTCGCAAGTATGCCGAGCACATTGTCATTCAATTCCATTAGCAAGCAACGGTAATGCTTAAATTGAGACATTTTCGAGTTATAAACAAACAATCAACAAAACATTATTCATCCATACCTTCTCATTTATCcataaaagaaattttatataaagaaaaaaaaaaagaagaaaagaagagttgaaatagcaagAGTGATAAAAAAAGATGATTCTTATCATTTTGTTTGGCCGTCTATATATAGAAGACCAGAAAatcatgattatctaacaaaattaatttgtatttattgcatttaatttgaataagcaAGAAATGATCATattttagtttagtatttaattcacattatttgaaTTAGACTCaatacatataatttaatttgatttaattattagttaaaaatatctcaattgcttattttatttatagatttattattttaattattaataatttaattaaatcaattaattaatatatataatttatactaaatttgatttaataaattaaaaaatactatcagaatattaaaaaaataaattaagaaatactattaaaataaattgatataaattataataattatgtaatatttaaatatctaatcaaatcaattagttgatataattaatctcataataaattatatttaatgagttaaaagaaataaatcgagaAAAACTCTCAGAAACATGTCACGTCAGCTCCATCGTTAAGTGTagaaatccgatttttatataatagaatagaagaatagatagatagatgttaattcatatatagtatataaaaaaatttaattagaataaataacaatttatttattttattttagactttataaataaaaagactaattcactaatataacgaattataattaatgtagtataattaattaagtaatataaattataataaattatattaagaaaagaaatatttaaatatctaattaaatcaattaattgatataattaagtcagtgcaataaattgtattgaatgagttaaaacaaTTAAATCGGAAAACACTCTCCGAAGCATGCCACATCAGcttcatcattaagtgcagatatccgatttttatataatagaatagatttttTAGGTTTCCGATGGTAAATCTCTCTCTCCCCCGCGAACTGGGCCAATCAAGACCTCTAGGCAGACTTATGAATCGTGAGAAAAAGGTGTCATAACTCATAACCCAACCATTTTGATATAGATGTTCTTGTGACATTTGATTGGTCATGGTTTCTGACCTTCATCCTTCCATGGAAtgagagaggaaaaaaaaaatagaacatgCATGTCATCCATATATAGAGAGAGACCCAATAAGAAAACTCCGAAAGAGAAAGAacctattatattatattttgatgGGGTTGGAGGATGTGAAAGAAACTAGAAGAAGTTGAAGGGATTGAATCTAAAGCTGGTATACGTGGCACTGACATAAGCATTAAGCAATTCATTCTGCGCGGACCAGAAATCAGCCTTGAGACCCCCCCTTCTCACTGCTTTTAGGATCTTGTTCTTGTGTATGTACCCAGTCACCACTACCTTTTGGCAGTTAGCATCCACTTCCACCTTCTCTATCCCTGCACGTTGGTCCAATAAAAACTCTTGACATTAGTTCCAACAGCTAGCTGATCTCAATCATTGTGGCATTGATTGCCAATATAGGAGAATAATTCCTATGCATTGTGTCAGCCAGTTGAAATTCAATGGattgaaattataaaatataaaatataaacctTATCATTATCAGACAAACCCACCTTTCAATTTTGATAGACATTTCCTTAGTCTTTTCTCGTGTACACAAACCATTTCCACTTTTAACTCCACAATCTGCAAAACAGGATAGTGATGGAAATGTTATTAGACACAATTATCTATATTTGTTAAAATGTGTTATACAACAGTGTTTGTTGATTGAACATGCATGCTTTCTTCTATTATTACTTCCGTAAGACTTCTTTGGttccatcaaaataattaaacaccACTTGATTTTTCGATATTCCTCTGCATAGACCCTGTGAAAATCTATATGAGAAGTTATGAAGATAATTATACCTCCATGAAAACTGCTGAGAGGAGATAAGTGACGCTAAGGAGTGATGATGTTCAAAATCAAACTAGAGATGAAATGTTGAAGAAGGACGACCAGGACTCGGGAGTGACAGATAAGTACAATAATGAGTATTGAGACACAACAGTTCCGAAGCAATTTGAAATGATATGGTTAATCCAATGAGTGAGAGAGACAAACTGACAGGGTTGTATTTATATACTACTATGTAACATCAAATCAAGGACAAGCCCACATTAAAGTGAGTGAGGATTGCGTTGGGTTTTGAGATTGATGGCAAATTTGATGTGGAAGTAGTACAAGACAAGACCACATGCTTTTTCAGGGACAGTAGCAGCACAATGAGCTTTGGAATATGCGATACAAGGCCCAAGGCTTTCGATCCACGCAAAGCAAAGCAAAGAAGTGTATCAGAATTTGAAATGATTGGCTTTGACAGGTCCAACATCACTTTTCTTCCTTTTGACCCAAGTTAtgatcagagagagagagagagagagattgaatTCTTGGCTTTGATGAATTGTAACAGTTGCACGCAGAATGTTTAACATTTGGTGTTAATTTTCTGTCTACTATTATCTCCAATCTGTCATCTGTCCTAATAAATAACACAATTTTAACAGAAAATCATCAGCATAATTTCGGTGTCATGTAACTTTATGATAACATTGTAGAGTTATATGTATATTTTCCATGTAAGCAGTGAGGATTTGCCACATAGAAAACAAAATGCGTGGCCTATAGCATATGCTGAAGCTAGCTACTATGATGATGTGACTGATATAAAGTGTATTAATTCTTTACTTGTTATCTGACATATGCTATTTTATTTTGCATCGTTGTCGAGAGCCTTCACAAAGAAAAGGaagaattaaagaaaaagagaatagaaACGTCTATCATGCAGAAGAATGACAACAGGAAAACATACCAAGTAGCAAGTTTGGTATACTCGCCATTGGGATACGAGCCTTCTCTcaactttattttaattcttcCAAACTGCTACTATATATTGGACTTCCTCAGTACCGTTGCTAGCTAAGAGTTTATTAAGGAAAATATTGGAAGATTCTTTCTTCCAAAAGCTTAACGACACAGAAACATGAGAATGAACAGTTGAAAAATATTTACCCAAGAATTGTGTTGCATTAGAGTAGACTAGATTTTCATATAAACTTCAACTGTATACAATATCTCACTATAAGATAAAATATGAATAATAGTAATACAAACAGTTCATATCAAGAATCgaattttcctttttcctttaaaAGGAAATTGTCTCTTTACATATCATTGGCATCTTGGAAGGCCAACAATATAAAAGGAAGAAAGAATGTGGAGAAGCATGCACAGCTAGAGTCtagaaaaacagagagaaaatAGGTATAGAAATTGAAAAAAGTAAGATCACAGATTTCTTAATTACTATAAACTAAAGCCAATGATAGCCATCACCAAAACGTAAAAGACCAATCAATTATTCTGAGGTATAATTGGTTTGCACCTTGTGAAAGTGAAACTCTAGTTCATCCTAGTTACTTCTGATGGATATCATAACACACAAGAGCGTCACGTCTTGTAGATTTTGAACAGTTGTTTCTTTATAGGTAAATAAAAGGAAAAGCAAAGAAACAATCACAGCACGTCTTCAAATCAATTATGTTTTTCTTCGAGATgaaaattgaaaacatattttACTGACTTTTTAAGGTGAGTACCGTGATCAATCATAGCTTGTGAATTATGATGGCTCCACCTAATATATCTATTTAGCCAACTTTTGCTTTCCGAGAAATAAGATCATAGAACAGGAAATTCATATGGAAATGATAAAATATAAAGATGTTGGGAAAACAATCTTCACAGTTTACATAATAGTTTGATTCAATTTACATGCCAAttctaacaaaaataatgaataaggaaagaaaggaaaaggaGTACGAAGCACCCTGGCTTTTACATTGACGTGGAAATAGATTCCTTTCCTCCAAGCGTTTgaataatagcttccaggagttTAATATCATCATCACGCTTTGCAATTTCTTCTTGCTTTGCACGTAACTCTTCCATGTGCAGCTCAAACACCTCtgcaatgaaaattaaatgtTAACTTTGCTCATAAGAGACAAGCAGAGTTGCATTAAATTTCTGCTGCGAATCCCGAAATCTACGCCTTCTCCTCAACCAAAACAGGATTTGAAACTAGGAACCCAGGTTGAAGTTTCCAGGCACAATGGCATcaacacaattttcaaaaattcaaggcAGGGCTACTACATCAGTGTCTAGCTGAATGTGGACTTAATTGCTCCATAATGGAAATTAGCAACTTAATAATTTCTTAAATCAAAATCAACATGCATAGCTCATTCATATTGAAGGACAGCAGGGAAAAAAACAAGGAGAGTTACTCCAGATCAAAACAGGCAGTTGCAAATTATGATTACAGTTTGAGTTGTAAGGATTCATGGTGAACATACTTGTGGTGTTCTCAAGCTCTTTGGTGACCTCTTGCGCGTGCAATTCAGAAGCTCTCTGTGCCGCTTCGGCCTGTCGCTTCTCAGAGCGAGCGCGGGCAGCTGCGGTGATGGCGGCATCAAGCTCTCGTTCCAAAGTCTCCACTCTCTGCTCCAGAACCTAGATGCAACACAGATTCTTATTGTTTAGGAACTCGTAGATTGTTACAAGGGGGAAGAAGGGGAATAATACCTTGATGGTGCGGGCTTGGTCAGCGGTGAGGGAGGCTTTGGCGAAGCTTTCTTCGTCGACGAAAACGGCCTTCTTAAGAAGAAGCTTCTGGAGAGACTCCAGATTGGATGCCATCTCCGTCAGATTCGTGATCGCCCCGTTCCATCGCTCGCTTCCTCCTTTCTCATCCATACTCGCTACTCTCCTTAACTCAACTTACCTCTCATTTCATCCTCACTTGAGCAGGGCAGATTAGTAAATTACCAtaccaactttttttttttttttggttcggTACACTATCTCCCAATCCTTCTCCTTCTTCCGATCGGCGATTCCAAGCATCCATGCCGTCATCTCTATTCATCTGAACGCGGCGTAGATAACAATTTTGTGTTTACGGTTTCGGATCTTAATTCATCCAATGCTGACTAATCGTGCAACACTCATCCAACTACTCCGCAACTCAATCCTCAATGCGAAAACCCTAACAACCACCGCCACCGCGACCTCTTCTAACCGGGACGAGTACTTCACGGCAATCCACCACGTGTCGAACATCGTGCGGAAGGACTTCTACATGGAGCGAACCCTTAACAAGCTCCGAATAACCGTCACGCCGGAGCTGGTTTTCCGCGTCCTTCGCTCCTGCTCTAACTCCCCCGATGAGTCCCTCCGCTTCTTCAACTGGGCCTGCTCCCACCACTCCACCTCCTACACCCCGACCTCCGTGGAGTTCGAACAACTCCTCAACACTCTCGCCCGCCACAAAAACTACAACACCATGTGGAAACTCATCCACCAGTTCAAGAACCCTAGCAACAGCACCGGCTCCAGCACCATGTCCCTCTCCACCGATGCCGTCTCCTCCATCATCGAATGCTATGGCACTCACCGCCTCGTTGACCAGGCTGTCCAGGTCTTTAACAAGTCGCCTTCACTCTTCAACTGTCCCCAAACTGTTGCCATCTACAACTCCCTCCTCTTCGCCCTCTGCGAGTCCAAGCTCTTCCACGGCGCATACGCCTTAATCCGCCGCATGATCCGCAAGGGCGTCTCCCCCGACAAGAGGACCTATTCCACCCTTGTCAATGCCTGGTGCTCCAATGGGAAAATGCGTGAGGCGCAGCAGTTCTTAAAGGAAATGAGCGATAATGGATTCAATCCTCCCGTTAGGGGCAGAGACCTTCTTGTCGAGGGGCTGTTAAACGCAGGCTACTTTGAATCTGCTAAGGAAATGATGAGGAAGATGGTGAAGGAGGGCTCTGTCCCTGATGTGGAAACGTTCAATGTATTGGTGGAATCTGTGTGCAGAACAGGGCAAGTTGAGTTCTGTGTTGGGTTGTTTCGCGAAGTGTGTCGGTTGGGGATGGTGCCCGATGTTAACACCTACAAGATTCTGATTCCGGCTGTGTCAAAGGCCGGGTTGATGGACGAGGCGTTTAGGCTGTTGCATAATTTGGTTGAGGATGGGCACAGGCCATTTCCTAGCTTGTATGCTCCGATCATTAAGGCATTGTGTAAGAGGGGAGAGTTTGATGATGCGTTTTGCTTCTTTGGCGACATGAAAGCGAAAGGGCATCCCCCTAATAGGCCTGTGTATACCATGCTGATAACAATGTGTGGTCGCGGAGGGAGGTTTGTGGATGCTGCTAATTACTTGATGGAGATGACTGAGATGGGATTGGTGCCAATATCAAGGTGTTTTGATATGGTTGCTGATGGGTTGAAGAATTGTGGGAAGCATGATCTGGCCAAGAGGGTGGAACAGCTGGAGGTTTCGATCCGTGGGGTTTGATGGATCTGAGAGTCAGAAGCTTCCTTATCATTCTTTGTGGTGGCTGGTTAGCTTCCCTGCTTGCTTGTGGCAGATATGATGCTAGCTGCATACATTGATTGTAGCTGGCAGGGTGTTGGAACTTCTGGTTGAGGAATGCCGAAAAGGAGTCTAAACAATGCAATTAGGTCCTTGCTCTTGTCTAGCACTTCCTTTTCTTCTTAATCTTATTCGTTCTATCATATCTAATTGCATTCCTAAAATTGATGAGGTTTCCTTCTAACATACCTTAATGAACTGAATGATTACACTGTTTTGCTTGCTATTATCTGCATACAGCATATATATCATTGCAATCATCATGCCTTTCCACAAACTTTTAGTGTTAATCATTGCATCATCCATTACTTTGCCAATAAATGTACTGGAAAACCCTCAAATTCTGGAATGTATGAACATACAATACAAAAGCCATTTTTCTTTCTGATCCAAGTACttttctttttcccctttttttctcCCACTTTTTGGCAATGATCAGACGAGATTTTGATAAGGCATTGCAAATCTGTTGAATACCGTTTCAAGCACCCGCTGATGTGGCTAGAATATGTTTAACCACCTCTAGGAGAGAATGGTTAGTCCTGgaataaattaaagtttgaatCATTGTAAGTAATAGCTTTCATGAAAGAAAGAAGTTTTTCTCTTTGTTAAATCATTCTTAGGTTTCTATTAGAGTTTTAGCAAAGTGGAGCTTACACTTTCCATAACTTGGAAATGTGATTGATTTTTTGCATTCCTTCTTTCAGTGAATCATTCCCATTCTGGCATTCTTTGCTAATGGTTTTACCATATTCCAACCAAAAGAGGCCTGGAGGGAGGCTGAATTGCTGACGAGGGACCCAAATCTTCCATGTTCATGGCATAACTATTGGAGCGTCTCTAATCTTTTGGAGACCTTGTTTGAATTGGCAGCTTTGATGTATGACTTTGGAAATTCACACATCTGGATCAAACAGAAATTACATTTGTTTTTTATCGTCTTTAATATCCTGATTGAATTTCGTTTTCCGGCTTGTAATTCTGCTGAAGAAATGTTTAACTGCTTGTAAAAGTAATAATATTTGTAGCTACATGTAGCTTTAGAGCTCCTGTTTGTTTTTTGTAATGAAAGGAAAATAATGTTACACATTGTTGCAGCACTTTCTATAGTTTCTAGGTAAATCTAAAAACTAAAAGAGATTTAAGTTTGTCTCTGATTATTAGATTCCCTCTCAAATTTTAGTTCATAAagaatatctattttttttaaaagatttagatCTAACTTTTTTCACTTATATGTAAATGTGGTATGACTACTTCAAGAATAAGATATTTcttctgtcaaaaaaaaaaaaaagttacgctCAATTGAATATGACCATCTTGAAGTCTTACATCTGTTTGTAGCATTAAAATGGCTTCAAGTACACTCTCTTATTAAACTGGCCCttagtattattttataaatttatttttgtatggATACAATCATAAACACATCTTCGGACTTGAATACTTGATGGTAAATCTAGGCAGCAAGCCAGCAACACTGGTCCTCCATGAGTCGACGTTTGTTGGCCAAAGGCGAAGAGGTTTACGCAATGGTCCCAAAAACCACCAATTATGCACGCTTACAGTTTACACTTACAAATAACAATTAAGTACTTAAACCGGTAAAAGCAAGATCAATATCTCTATTCAGCTTCAAAAGGACAATGTTTATTCATTAGTAATTATATTTAGCATCAGAATAATAAGAACCAAAACACAGCTGCCAATTTCTCTTTAGTGGAGACAATATAACATCAAATATCTTTCTCGGGTACACAGATGCTCCTACTATAATTTTAGTAACCAGCTGTCCACCCACCACTCTATTGATCTTTAAACGTGAAAACAGATCCAATAGCAGCGCAGCTTAGgaaacaaaaaaggaaaataaaacattAATATCAAACAGCCAATCCCCTGAAATAGCTAATTATGAAAAGTGAGATCTATAAATGGTTGGCTCTACCTATCAATCAACTTCTGCCGCTTAAATACAAATAGTTTGATCATTCGGTCCCCCTGTTCCGttctccaccacaacagtagAAGTGTGGACGCTTGACACGGCCACAACTCCTGTACAAGAGTCAAGTTAAATACTCatctgaaccaacaaacacaaTATTTGACCTTTTGCTCTAATCATAATAGCTGAAATTctgattttaaatcttaaatgaATCAACAATTCTAAAAAATTTCTACTAGGTACGACAATTTTACGATTTAAATTTTGTTACAGCTTCATATTTTATGTGTTTAACTTACTCTTTAGATTTTTCTTGAAATCTCAATTTTCTCTACCTTAGCTCTAATTACTTAATATCTTGGCCAGAAAATTCGTATATTTAAATCGTCTGCTCTTTCCGCTATAATGTATAATTCTATGTGGACATATACTTGGTAAACATCACTATGCACAATACTTCACACAGAGAATACAGGAGAAACCCAAACATGACATGTAGGCGAATTGCAATTTGCAACCCCTTACCCCGGTTCTGTTTCTTAAGATATAGTTGCATTGCAACTTTAATCCTCCATTAAATAAATTGTGCCTCTCGCACTATACCATTCACTAATTCAGTGGCCCCGGTCCATTCCTTTCAACAGAAACTAGAACACTTTCCATAACACTGGGAAAATGTAACAAGAACCTAGAACTAGAAAACAAACTCATATGACGAGATATTTACCAAAACTGTTGTATCATAGATTCAAAGATATGATAGGTACCACAGAGTTGTTCACTGGAACAAAGTATCACACCTAATACCAAATTGAACAATTTCATGACAACAATAACGATAAACCTTCCAAAATCAAaaggtataaataataaataacaacaaattataTAGGGAAGCAATCCAAAACTTACTTGCATAGGACAATCACAGGAGTAGGTTTCAAAGCTTTGGGTCCATTCCTTATTCCTCTTTTATGCTTTGAAATCTACATGATAGACAACAAAAATGAAGCAATTATACAGCATTTCAATTACTACTTAAATCGACGTAGATTTGGCTCTATATTACTCGTTCCTAATGTCATGTTATCTCTAGAGAACCAAGCAGGAAGGGGAAATTTCAAAAGCAGGAATACCTTACCTTCTTTTTAGGCACAGCCATGAGCTCCAAAGAACCACCAAGGTAGGAACTTTGGGAACTGAACTCAGGTAAAACCGATTGTGATGATTGAACCCCGTTGTCAATGATCCCAGCTAGAGGAGGAGATTGGGCCACAGATTGCATCCACCTTCTGAACCCTAAAATGCTACCCATTTCCCCTCCAGTGATCTTAAGCACTGCGAATCTCGCCGCCGCCATTGCTATAGGATTTAAACAACACCACCGGGAAAGTGAAAATTGaatgaaaatggaaaataaaatgacGAATTAATTGAAGTTTAATGGTTTACCAAAACGAAGGCGATGAAGTTGAATGCTTGCaataatggatagttagatggaGACAGAGTGAATTGAAGCGATAGTGTGAGCCCGCTATGACAAATTTTGGATTAGGATGGTGGAGTTCGTGATCGAAGATGAAGCGAGTATTCTTCTGCCACTCTCCAAAGTCCAAATGCAAAAAACCCTACTTATTAATGGATGAAGAAGAACAGTGGAGGTAGACAGTTCTTATTTTCCACGTCATCGTATATTAAAATGAAATTGTACTCACAGAAATTCTAAAATcactaatatttttagttattgcacagtaaatttagttattatatataaaaaataataaaaataaaaaaattttaaatagtatATAATTATCACACAAAATAACGAgactctaaataaaaaaatacgtcAATTCTAGttagtatttaataaataaattaataatttaatatattatttaattatattttattagttcaaacaaaaaatattaacaaaatggttaatcaatttcatataaataaatataaaaattttaaaaatattttttatttaatactttattatcttttaaaataattatcagaaacag
Coding sequences:
- the LOC112792248 gene encoding uncharacterized protein, translated to MDEKGGSERWNGAITNLTEMASNLESLQKLLLKKAVFVDEESFAKASLTADQARTIKVLEQRVETLERELDAAITAAARARSEKRQAEAAQRASELHAQEVTKELENTTKVFELHMEELRAKQEEIAKRDDDIKLLEAIIQTLGGKESISTSM
- the LOC112792249 gene encoding uncharacterized protein, with protein sequence MAAARFAVLKITGGEMGSILGFRRWMQSVAQSPPLAGIIDNGVQSSQSVLPEFSSQSSYLGGSLELMAVPKKKISKHKRGIRNGPKALKPTPVIVLCKSCGRVKRPHFYCCGGERNRGTE
- the LOC112792246 gene encoding uncharacterized protein; the protein is MLTNRATLIQLLRNSILNAKTLTTTATATSSNRDEYFTAIHHVSNIVRKDFYMERTLNKLRITVTPELVFRVLRSCSNSPDESLRFFNWACSHHSTSYTPTSVEFEQLLNTLARHKNYNTMWKLIHQFKNPSNSTGSSTMSLSTDAVSSIIECYGTHRLVDQAVQVFNKSPSLFNCPQTVAIYNSLLFALCESKLFHGAYALIRRMIRKGVSPDKRTYSTLVNAWCSNGKMREAQQFLKEMSDNGFNPPVRGRDLLVEGLLNAGYFESAKEMMRKMVKEGSVPDVETFNVLVESVCRTGQVEFCVGLFREVCRLGMVPDVNTYKILIPAVSKAGLMDEAFRLLHNLVEDGHRPFPSLYAPIIKALCKRGEFDDAFCFFGDMKAKGHPPNRPVYTMLITMCGRGGRFVDAANYLMEMTEMGLVPISRCFDMVADGLKNCGKHDLAKRVEQLEVSIRGV
- the LOC140178083 gene encoding heavy metal-associated isoprenylated plant protein 45-like; amino-acid sequence: MEIVELKVEMVCVHEKRLRKCLSKLKGIEKVEVDANCQKVVVTGYIHKNKILKAVRRGGLKADFWSAQNELLNAYVSATYTSFRFNPFNFF